The following DNA comes from Chloroflexota bacterium.
GTCACGCCGTCGCTGCGCGACGGTCGTCGGGAACGGCCGGCACTGGAGCGTCGCGCAGCGACTGCAGGAGTGTAGGCGGGGCTTTCAAGCCCCGACGCGGCGGCACGACGCGCTCAACATACGATTGCACTGGTAGCAGCATCAGGGCGATTGCATGTTCACGGTGTCCCCGAAGCATCATGGAACGGGCGGTCGGGGACTGAAGTCCCCGCCTACAGTCACGCCGTCGCTGCGCGACGGTCGTCGGGAACGGCCGGCACTGGAGCGTCGCGCAGCGACTGCAGGAGTGTAGGCGGGGCTTTCAAGCCCCGACGCGGCGGCACGACGACATCAACATGCAATCGCTCTGGGCCTGTGGCCCGAACTTTCACACGTCCCTCATGGTGGTGAAGTACACTGGGCCAGCCTGGGCCATCATCCGCTCGCCGGCCAGTGCGTGGGTGTGCGTCTGCTGACAGCCTGCCTGTCGGTTGACTGACAGCCATGCTCGGCAGGTGCGGGTAAGCTGTCTCGACGTCAGACGCCCTGGGACAAAGGGGGCTCCATGCAGCAGGTCTTCGAACCGTCCCTGTTCACGCGGATGCAGCGCGCCGCGATGCTCGACCGCACGCTCTACGACGAGGTCGAGCACGACCTGAGCGCGACCAATCAGGCGGCGACTGTCGTCGTCATGGTGGCGGTGGCCAACGGCATCGCCGGCCTCTTGAGCGTGATGTTCGCCGCGGCACTCGGTGGCAGCCGGGGACTCCTGTTCTCGGTGTTCATGGTGCTCATCGGCATGGTGATGAACGTCGTCGGCTGGATCGTCTGGTCCTACCTGACGTATTGGATCGGGACCACGGTCTTCAAGGGCACGGCGACGCCCGGCGAGCTGTTGCGGACCCTGGGCTTCGCCTCGACGCCGGCGCTGCTTGGGATCGCGTCGTTCATTCCGTGCCTGGGCGCGCTCGCGGCGTTGGCCGGCACCATCTGGATGATCGTGGCGGGCGTGGTGGCCGTGCGCCAGGCGTTGGACGTCGATACTGGGCAGGCGGTGATCACGGTGATCCTCGCCGCGATCCCGCTCATCATGATCTCGCTGTTCCTCGGGTTTATCACGTTCCTGGGCGGCATGGCGGCGTCTGCGTTCTAGCCGATGCAACGAGGCGCGGCGCTGGCTGTTCTGGTGCAGTCTGGCTCAGCGCCTCTTGCCGCTCGTCAGGAGGGTTGACGCCGTCACGTGAGGCGGTAGAGTGGTATCCACCTGGCACCCGGAGGGGATTCGGTGGCGCAACAACAACCAGCGTACGCCATGGAGGCGTGTTTCAACTGCGGGCGGCCCTGGGGCCCGGGCTGCGCCTGCCAGTTCTGCAATCAGGTGTACGGTCAGCCAGTTGGCGTGCTGCTCTCCTCGCCGGGCAAGCGTTTCGGCGCGTACTGCTTCGAAGTTGTGCTCTGCATGGTGACGCTGGTCATCGGCTGGATGATCTGGTCGCTGGTGATCTACGGGCGCGGGCAGACGCCGGCCAAGCAGTTGCTTGGGATGCGCGTCGTCAACCTGACGACGGGCGCACGGGCGGGCTGGGGCCGCATGTTCGTGCGGGAGTTTCTGGCGAAGGCGCTCGTCGGCATGGTGGCCGGGTGTCTGTTCTACGTCCCTTACTTCTGGCTGCTCTGGGACAAGAACAAGCAGGAGCTGTGGGACAAGATGCTGGAGACCATCGTGGTGGAAGACCCGAGCGGCCTCGTGACCGACGTGCCGCCAGCCGGGTATCAGCCGCGAGGCGTCTCAAGCGGGCCGGCGCAGGGAGCCTACGGGCAGCCGGCCTACGGTCAGCAGTACGGGCTGCCACAGGGGAACCAGCCGCTGCCGTGGGGGCAGCCGCAGCAAGGCGGCTACGAGCCACAGCCTCAGCAGGGCGGCTACGGCCAGCCTCCGCAGCAGGGCGGCTACGGCCAGCCGCCGCAGCAGGGCGAGCAGGGCGGCTACGGCCAGCAGGGCGGCTACGGCCAGCAGGGCGGCTACGGCCAGCAGGACGGCTACGGCCAGCAGGGCGGCTACGGCCAGCAGGGCGGCTACGGCCAGCAGGGCGGATATGGCCAGTCTGGCGGCTACGGCCAGCAAGGGGGCTACGGGCAGCCTCAGCAGGGTGGCTACGGGCAGCCGCAGCAGGACGGGCATCAGGACCCCAACAATCCGCAGACGCCGCCTCCAGCCCCGCCTCCAGCCCCACGCACACCGCCTCCACCGCCCCAGCAGTCGTAAGACCGGGTGGCCGGGTCGGGGCGTGAGGGCCTATCCCAAGCCGTGTCTCAGCGCAGCTCGGACGGGTCGCTGCGGTCGCCGGGGTGATCGAGCGGGTCGCCGGGGATCTCCTTCTCCAGCCCTTCCGCGATCAGCCGGTCGTCGCCGGGGGCGGGCGGCTTCGGCACGCGGGCGGCAGCCGGCGCGAAGACCCGGCCCGGTGCACTGGCCTCGTGCTCTGCCGCCTCCTTCTCGTCGTGCGTGAGTGGGCGCGCCGGCTCGGCCATCAGTGAGTCGACGGCGTCGCCACGCACCTCATCCTGGCCGCGCTCGCTCTCGTCAAGGACCGTGTCGGCGTTCGGATCGCGCGGGGTGGTGGGCGGGTACGGACGCTCCAGCAGCAGCGGATCGCGGATTTCGTCCATGATGTCACCTCTTGTGATGGTGCGCGCGTCGCAGCGCACGCCGCGCAGCTCTGTTTCACTCACCAGGGCAAGAGGTGTGCCCAGCAGGCCCGGCATCTATAATGCCGCGGGCCCTGACCTTAACAGTCGAGCGGTGAGGGCTGCTCGGGAAGTGGCGGCGCTGGCACGTTTGTGGCGCGTCGTCGGCTTGGGAGGTCACACCGATGGATCTCGGCCTTGTAGGCAAGGTAGCCATCGTCACTGGCGGCAGCGCGGGGATTGGCTACGCGGCAGCGCGCTCGCTGGCTCGTGAGGGCGCGCGCGTCGTGGTCTGCGCGCGCACCGCGAGCACGCTGGCCGAGGCGGCGCACGCACTGCGCGAAGACACCGGCGGCGAGATCGTCGAGGCGGCCGGCGACGTGAGCAAGGATGCCGACATCCGCAGGCTGTTCGACATCGCCCTGGGCCGGTTCGGCCGCCTTGACGTGCTGGTGAACAACGCCGGCAAGTCCCATGCTGCGCCGCTCCTGACCGTGGACGACGCCGGCTGGCAAGATGACCTCGATCTCAAGCTGTTCGCGGCGATCCGCACGATGCGGCTGGCCGTTCCGCACATGCAGGCGGCTGGTGGCGGCTCGATCGTCAATGTCGTGAACATCGGGGCCAAGGCGCCGGCCGCCTCGTCGCTGCCGACCTCGGTGAGCCGCGCGGCCGGCATCGCCCTGACCAAGGCTGCCTCGCGGGATCTCGCGCCGCACAATATCCGCGTGAACGCCGTCTGCATCGGCCTGATCAAGAGCGAGCAGCATCTGCGTCGGGCGCGTGCCGCCAACCGCATGGACGACCTCGACACCTTCTACGCCGAGTTGGCGAAAGCCCGCGAGGTGCCGCTGGGGCGCGTCGGCGAGGCCGAAGAGGCGGCCGACCTGATCGCGTTTCTGGCCTCTGATCGCGCGCGCTACATCAGCGGCACGGCGATCAACATGGACGGCGGCGCGTCGGCGGTCGTGTAGTAGAGTGGTCGCTGTTGTCATCGTTGCCACGCCTGCCGGGCTGCGTGCTGGTGGTACGCAACGTGCAATCGCCTGCCGCCCGGCGGGGATTCGTTACAATCTGCCGCCGCTCGGCCGTCGGGCCGCGGGGAGGTGAGCGTGGGCGCAGCACGGAGCGCCAGATCGCGTCGGGTTCATCGCGCCCTCGAAGTCGTGACTGGAGGGCTGACCTGGGCGATCCTGACGTCGCCGCTCTGGGGCGCGATACTCGCGCCGGGCCAGCTAGTGTTCTTCTTATTGCTCTTCAACGGGTACTGGGTTTACAAGTCGGCCAACATGGCCGTTTCCGCCCTGATCGGCTATCGCCGGCTGCTTGACGGGCAGAAGACGGACTGGTTGGGCGAGCTCCACGGCGTGGACGCCTGGCAGCGGATGCACCACCTGGTGATGGTGCCGACCTACCGCGAGCCGCCCGAGGTGCTGGAGGTGATGCTCGATCACCTTGCGGCCCAGGATCTCCCGCTGTCCAACGTCTCGGTGGTGCTCGCGTTCGAGGAGCGCGACCTTGACGCCCGGGAGCGGGCGGCGCGGCTCGTGGAGCAGTTCGAGGGGGCGTTCCGGCACCTCTGGGTGACGTACCACCCGGACCGTGAGGGGGAGATCCGGGGGAAGTCCTCGAATCTGGCCTATGCGGCGCGCTGGGCCAAGCAGGCGCTGGTGGATGAGGGCGGCGTCGACATCGAGAACGTCATCGTCACCATCTGCGACGCCGACTCCCGCCTACACCACAAGTACCTGAGCGCGCTGACGTTCGGCTTCCTGACCAATCCCGCCCGTCGCTTCGCGATCTGGCAGCCCGCCTTGATGTTCTACTCGAACATCTGGCGGATTCCGGCCATCGCGCGGATCAGCGCGGGGCTGTATTCGGTCTGGCAGCTGTCGCGGCTGGTGGCGAAGTACAAGCTGGTGACTCAGTCCACCTACTCGCTCGGGCTGGCGACCTGCGAAGAGGTCGGCTACTGGGACGTGGACGTCATCCCCGAAGACTCGCGGATGTTCTTCAAGGTGTTCTTCGAGCTTGGGCACGAGCAGGAAGTCCGCGTCGAGCCGATCTTCCTGCCGGTCCTGGCGGACGCCGCCGAAGGGGCTGGCTTCTGGAAGACGGTGCTGAGCCACTATCGCCAGACGCGGCGCTGGGCCTGGGGCGTCTCGGACGTGCCCTACGTGGTGCGGCGGGCCTTCGAGCGCAAGGCTGTCCCGCTCTGGGCGCGGCTGCGGCGCGTGGCGTTCTACACCGAGGAGCACGTCTGCTGGCCGACGCACTGGTTCCTGCTGACCATCGGCGCGAACCTCGTGGCGCTGTTCGCTCCGACGGCCGCCTTGCAGCCCTCGAACGTGCTGCTCACGTCGGCGTCGGCGTGGCTGTTGATGCTGTGCCTGCCCTGCCTCGCGGTGGTGGTCTACCTCGACCGGCAACTGCGCCCGGAGCGGTCGGCCCCGCTGACGTGGTGGGACCACGCCATCAACATCCTGGTCTGGCTGTGCATCCCGGTCGTCGGGCTGATCCTGACGACGCTGCCGGCGCTCGACGCCCACACGCGGCTGCTGTTCGGCAAGTATCTGCACTACCAGGTGACGGAGAAGCTGCCGGCCGAGCGCGGCTACGCCCCGAGCTGGACTGACGGCGCATCCTCGGCTGGAGCGGCCTAGCGGGGTCGTGGGTCGTGGAAGCATGCTGCCTGACATGCACCGCACGCTCGTAGCAATCACGCAACACCCCATGTCATCCTGAGCGAAGCGAAGGACCTCACCCGCTGACCGTCACCTCTCGCGTCACTGGGTGAGGTACCCGCTTCTATGAGCATCATGGCGGCGGGCATGCCGTCAACTGTCGCGTCAGCGGGTGAGGTCCTTCGCTTCGCTCAGGTTGACAACTGGGACGTTCACGCTTTCACCATCACCCACGACCCTCCGCGTATACTCCGGCCCTGTGAGTACCCCGCAGGCGCGAGACTTCCCGCGTGAACCCCTGGAGGCGGCCGGCTCGCCGGCGGCGGCCCGGGCGGCCGTGCGGGGCGGCGGATCGCTCGGCGTGGCGGGCCTCGGGCGCTGGGCGGACATCCTTGCGCCGCTGCTGATCGTGGCGGCTGCGCTGCCGATGCGCCTCGCCAACATCGGCAGCTACAGCGGCAAGGGCGACGAGGGCATCCGCGCCGAGCAGCTGCTGCTGATGGCCGCCGGCTTCCGCCCCGTCAAGGAGGTGTTCGCCTCGCAGGGGCCGCTCTCGCTCGACATCTTCTACCCGTTCTACCTGCTGCTCGGGCAGACCCTGGCTGGGGCGCGCCTCGCCGTGGTGGTCTGGTCGGTACTGTCGGTGCTGGCCGTCTACGCGACGGCGCGGCTGGTGGGTGGACGGGTCGGTGGCTGGATGGCTGCCGCGTTCACCATTGCCAGCCCGACGTACCTGAAGAACTCGCGGCTGGCGCTGGTCGAGATCCCCGCGATCTTGCCGGCCATCGTGGCGCTCGGGGCGGCCCTGGCCTACCAGCAGCGTCGAGAGCGGCGGTGGCTGGTGGTCTCGGCGGCGGCGCTGGCGCTGGCATTGGCGATCAAGCCGATGATCGTGGCGGTCGTGCCGGCAGTCGGGCTGGCGCTGCTGCTGGCGCACCTGCCTGCGCGAATCAGCCCCCCGAGCCCTCCCCCGCACGCGGGAGAGGGGAGCACTCCCCTCTCCCGCGTGCGGGGGAGGGCTCGGGGGTGGGGGGCTCTCGTCTCCGTCGGGCGTATCCGCAGCTTCATGATGGACGTCCTGATCTACGCGGCCGTGGCTGGCGCGATCCTCGGCGTCATCGTGGTGTGGGTCGGGCCGACGGAACTGTACGATCAGCTCGTTCGCTACCGGGTCGGTTCGCGGGCGGCTGAGGGCTGGTCGTTGGCCGATAACTGGGACATGCTCTGGGGGGAGCTGCAGTGGGATCAGCCGGCATTCTTTGCGCTCGGCGCGCTCGGCGGGCTGATCGCCCTGGCGCTCCGTCCACGGGCCGGCCTGCCGCTGCTCGCCTGGGGCATCCTCTCATTCGCCCTGCTGCTCATGTACTCGCCGCTCGGGATCAAGCACGCGGCGCTGCAGATCCCGCCGACCGCCCTGCTGGCCGGTATCGGCCTCGGGCTGCTGTGGCAGTGGGTCGCCCGGAGCCGTGATGCCCGCACGTTGGGTGCGCGGCGGCCGGCCGTGACGGGGCTCCGCTGGGCGGCTGTGGGCCTGTCGGTGCTGGTGGTTGGGGCCTACGGATTGACCCTGCCGACCGTCTTCGCCAAGGATCAGCAGGCGATGACCGTCGGGGACCTCGGGGCGGACCCGCCGTACCCGCAGGAGAGCCTGCTGATCCAGTCGCTCACCACGCCAGCCGACTTCATCCTGGTGGACGATCCGTACCTGGCGTTCCTCAACGGACGGAAGATGCCGCCCTGGCTGGTGGACACGTCCTATTTCCGGATCCGGTCGGGCGCCCTGAGCGGCGCGGACGTGGTGGCGCACGCCGAACGCCACCACGTCCGTCTGATGCTCCTGGCCAGCGACAACCTGCGCCAGTTGAAGAAGTTCGCGGACTGGGCGGATGAGCGGTTCGTCGTGGTCAAGATCGACGAGCGCTCCAACCGAAAGGACCGCGCCCTGTATCTCGCGGAGGACGCTGACCTGACGGCGGCCCGGGGGGCGGTACGCGCGGCCATTCCCGGCACGGTTGCCGTCGATGGCACGCTGGCAGGTCAGATCAGGGTCAGCAGCTACGCGCTCGACGCCGAGTCGGTGCGGGCCGGCGGCACGGTCGGGCTGACCGTCGAGTGGGAGGCTGCCGGCCCGATCCCGCTCGACTGGCGGCAGGTCACGTTCCTGCGGGACCGCTCGGGGCAGATCGTGGATCAGACCGAGCGCTCGTTGAGCGGCGGCAGCGGCGGCACCTCGACCTGGACGCCGGGCCGCTGGGTGTTCCGGTCGCTTGGCCTGCCGATCCCGGCGAAGACGCCGCCCGGCGAGTACACCGTCGGCGTGGGCCTGTACGACTCGAAGGCGCGGAAGCTGGCGACCGTGACGGCCGGTTCAGGCGTGGGCGGCGAGGAAGTCCGTCTCGGGACGATCCGCGTTCGGTAGCTCGCGGGTCCGCTCGTGCCCGGCGCTCACTCGCCCAGGCCGCGGCGGGCCTCTTCGTCCGTGGGGTCGAGCGCCAGAGCCGCCCGGTACGCTTCCACGGCAGCCTGCCGTGTCAGCGATGCCTGCTGGCGGGCCTCGCGCTCCTGCTCCGGCTTGTTTCGGCGGACGGCGTCTTCTGCCTGCGACAGGTGGCCCTGTGCCCGCGCCAGCAGCGCATCCCCGAGCAGGTCGTGGAGGATGGCCCGGTCGGTCGACGACCAGCCCTGCCGCTCGCCGCGCTCCACTACGCCGATCAACGTCATCAGGTCGAGCGCGACGTACGGCGCGCCGAGGTAGATCGGCTGCTGAAAGAGGCGAGCGTCGGGGGCCGCCTGTCGTCGCAGGCTGCTGTACTGACGGTAGGCCGCGCGGGCCGCGGCGGCGTCGCCCCGGAACGCCGCCGCCAGGGCCAGCATGTGCTGGACGCAGGCGCGGGCGGCCGTGCTGCCGGGGTCATCCCCGTTGCTGTGGTTCGCAGCGTCCGCTCGGTCCTGCAAGCCGTCGTTCAGGGTCGGGTAGCGCCAGGAAGCCGGCTGGTACGCACCGTCTTGCCAGCGAAAGGCGAACGTCATGACGGGGCTGGCCGCGTAGCTGCCGCAGTAGCCCGACTGCGGCAGCACGATCTCCGCGACGCCGTCGCCGTCGAGCTCGGCGAGGTCGACGACCGGCGTGTTGCTGCCCTCCACGAAGAGCGGCACGAGCGTCGAGCCGTTCCACTGGAGCACCCAGAGCAGGCCGGAGTGCGCTCCGACGACGGCCCCGAACGTCAGCTCGGCCTTGCCGTCGGCGTTCACGTCGGCGATGCTCACCGTGCCGCCCGGACCGCCGAGCAGGCCGCCGGCCACGTACGACGAGATGGGAGCGCCCGGCTCCAGGCCGTTCGGCCCGTCGTAGACGATGTACGGCTCGACCGGCGAAAAGCGCCCGGGTCCGCTCGCGAGCACGGCCACATCTTCGCGGCCGGCGCCACGCACATCGCCTGCTGCCGTCTGCACGAGGACGGACGCCGCCGGCAGCTGACGCATGAGCGCGTCCAGGTCGTGGGTCTGGTGGTGGTCGGCGGCGATCAGCCGCCAGCTCTCGCCGATCCGGGCTGCGCGCCAGGTTCCGCCGATGGTGACCCGTCGGCCCTCGGCCTCAGCGGTGGCAAGGTCGATGCGCGGATCGGGCAAGCTGACGCGGACGGCGACGACGGCCTCCGTTGGCGCTGTTTGACTATTGTGGCGCCGCGCGGGCAACGGATCGAGCACGCGGACCTCTTCGACGCGGATCGAGGACGGCGCGCTGCTGGACGCCGTGGCCGAGCGGCTGGCCTGGAGATCGTCGCCCAGGAGCGCCGTGGCCGCTGCGAGGTCGCCGCGCGCGAGGGCCGCGTAAAACGCGATGACCGCCGCCTCGGGTGTGGCGGCGGTCGGCGTGTCGTCCGGCAGCGCGAGCGACCGCTCCGCGAGCCGGTAGCCGTCACCGGCCCAGCGGTACGTTTCGGAGACGGTGGGCGGCGTCTGCCTGCCCTGCACCCCGCGCTCGGCCTGCTGGCGGCGGAGCACGGCCGGACCGCCGCCCGGGGCCGCCTCGATCGAGACCCCGGAGCCCTCCAGGTACGCCTCGACGCGGAACCCGGCTCCGGCCCAGGGCGGCGGCAACGTCCCGTGCTCGTCGGGGTCGGACGGCGGCACGTTCGAGTCGCCCGCGCCGAAGATCCAGATCGCCGTGCGTGGTGGAGCATTCGGGAAGCGGTTGGTGACAGTCAGGATGATGCGCGGGTGGCCGTCGCCGACGAGATCGCGCACCTGCAGCTCGCTGGAGCCGTTCGCATCGAGGACCGGCTCGCTGCGCAGCTCGGTCGGCGGCGCGCCGAAGAGGTGGACCGGCCGAATGCCGTCCTTGCTGTTGAGCAGCACCAGCAGCCCACCGCGCTGCGGCTGGCCTGGCGTGGTTCCGGGCACGCTAAAGAGGGTGACCGTGTCGTCGCGGCCATCGGAATCAAGGTCGCCGGTTGCCGTCTGCCGAATGATGGTGTTCGGCGGCAGAAACGCGGCCGGATCGGATTCGGCGGCCCGCGCCGGCGCAATCGTCAGGAGCTGCAGCACCACCAGCACGAAGAGCAGGACCGCACGAGCTCGACGGAACACCGGGCTTCGCCTCAGCGCAGCGTGGCGGTCCGGCCCCGTTCGCGTGCAGGGAACGCACTGCCCACCACAGGGAACGACTGAGCGGCGCGGCGAGCGCGCGATTCCCCTTCGCGCTTCGCGGTGCTACGGGCCGAGTACGTCCGCAACGACCCGTCTGAGGCGGGCCACGCCGCGCGCCACCCGGTCGTCGGTAAAGGCCCTCACCCCCCAACCCCCTCTCCCTGTGCGCGGGCGAGGGGGAGACACACGAGGCTGTCGTTGCTCCCCCTCGCCCGCGCACAGGGAGAGGGGGTTGGGGGGTGAGGGCCTTTGCCACAGGAAATCATCAATCTTCATCAACCCCCGACTGCCCGCCTCACCACGGTCTGGGAACGCCAACGAACGCGCGATCGCCCTGCGTCACTGCCCGGGTCTCATGCGCCGTCCGGCAGCGCGTGGTATCGTCCCGCGGGAGGCCGGGTGACGGAGCAGGCGAACCCGCGCGAGCGGTACTGGCGTCGCAACCTGATCGCGCTGTGCGTGGCGCAGATCGTGACCCAGATCGCGTTCAACTTCGCGGAACCGTTCGCCCCGCTGTTCCTGCTGACGATGAACGTCGGCGGTCCGGCCCAGGCCGCGCAGTGGGCGGGCCTCTCCAACGCGGCCTCGGCGTTCGTGATGGCGTTCACCCAGCCGCTCTGGGGCATCGTCGCGGACCGCTGGGGCCATCGCCCGATGGTCGTCCGGGCGATGGTCGGCGGCGGCCTGATGGTGCTGCTCCAGGGCTTCTCGACCGGGCCGGAGATGTTCGTCGGGCTGCGGATGCTCCAGGGGACCGTCGTCGGGAGCGTCCAGGCAGCAAACGCGCTGATCGCCACGTCAGCCCCTCGGCAGCGCCTGGGGCTGGCGCTCGGGATCATGCAGGTGGCGTTGCTGACCGGGCAGGCGCTGGGTCCGCTGTTCGGCGGGTTCGTGGCGGACCACTTCGGGTACCGGTTCTCCTACCTCGCGTCGGGCGTGACGCTCGGGTTCGCCGGGTTGCTGGTGCTGGCGTTCTGCCGCGAGGAACGACCCCAGCAGCGGCCCGGCATCGCGCGCACCGGCACGCTCGCCGCGAGCCGCGAGCTGCTGGCGGTGCGCGCCTTCTACATCGCCATCGTGACGATCATGCTGGTGGACCTGGGCCGCAGCACCGTCAGCCCGATCCTGAGCCTGTACATCGCCAGCTTCAGCGCCAACGCGAACGCGGCAGACGTAGGCCTCGTGATCACGGCAGGCGGCCTGACCAGCGCCGTCGCAGCCCTCGCCACCGGCCACCTCAGCGACCGCTTCGGGCCGCGCGCGGTGCTGCTGGTCTGCCTGGCCGGCTCGGCGTTGACCTACGTTCCGCAGGCCTACGTCCATGACTTCTGGCACCTGCTGGCGCTGCGGGTGGCGCTGGGCGGCTTCCTGGGCGGGATGGCCCCCGCCGCCAACTCGCTGATCGCGACGCTGGTGCCGCCGGAGCGGCGTGGGTCGGCATTCGGGTGGACGGCGAGCGCCAGCGGCTTCGCCCAGGGGATCGGCCCGATCCTCGGCGCGTCGGTGGCGACGGGGTACGGGCTGGCGTCGGTTTTCCTGGTGACCGGCGCGTTCTATGCGGTCGCGTTCGTGTGGGCGCTGGTGGGGATGCGCCCGCGCACGGCCGCCGTGCAGCCAGTGCCGGTGTCGCCCACCAGTCAGATTCAGAAGCGGCCACAGAGCAACGGATGACTTCCCCCGTACAATCTCGCCGCGCGGCCAGACGCTGGCCTGTCGCCGCGCTGATGAGGAGCTGCCATGACCCAGCCACCTGACCTCGCGCGCGTCCTCGTCGAGGCCGGCGCGGCAACTGCCACCAGCGATGGGCCGTCGGGGCTGACGCTCGACGTGACGGCGCTGCTGTCGTACCCGTCGCGCCGCGATCTCGTGGTCGAGGCCGTCGTGGGCTGGCTGCGGGCCGCCGCGCCGGACGCCGACCTGATCGTCTGCCCCAACATCCAGTCGCTGCCGCTGGCCACGCTCGCGGCCTCGGCGCTGGGCTTGCCGATGGCCTACCTCCGGCCCCGGCCGAAGGAGCATGGGCGTCGGCGTCAGGTGGAGGGCGTCCTGCCAGAGGGGGCGCGCACCGTCCTGCTCTACGACGAGCTGACGAATGAGACGCCCGTGGCCGAGGCTCAGGAGATCGTCGAGGCGCACGGCGGCACGGTTCGGCGCGTGGCCGGGTTGCTCGGCGATGCCACGACCGCCGACGCCACGCTGACGACCCGGGCGGCCGTGCGCGAAGGCATGCTGACCGCGCGCGGCGGTCCTGTGGGAGACGAGCCGCCGCCGGCGCTGCCGCTGCCATCCGAACAGCGGCGTCATCAGATCCGGGAGCGCGTCGCCGAGATTCTGCTCGCGGCTGGCGCGGTCAGCATCAACTCGCGTCAACCGTTCCGGTACGCCTCCGGCCTGCTCAGCCCGATCTACACCGACAATCGACTGCTGATCTCCCACCCCGCGCTCTGGGGCGAGGTGATCGCCGGGTACGCCGATGCGCTGGCCGTTGTGGCGGCGCGGCAGCGGGTCGATGTGCTGGCCGGCGCGGCGACCGCCGGCGTGCCGCACGCCGTGTGCGTGGCCCAGGCCACAAACTACCCGCTGACGTTCGTGGATCTGGGTGCGCCCAACGAGGCCGAGGACCGTTCGGGGCGCGCCTACGGTCGGCTGCGCTCTGGCGACCACGTCGTCATGATCGAGGATCTGGTGACCACCGGGAAGTCGGTGTTTGAGTCGGTGGCGGCCCTGCGCGAGCGCGGCGCGTCCGTAGGCTGGTGCCTCGCCATCCTCGCCTACAATCCGGCCGGCATCGGCGAGGTGTTGGCGGCGCAGGGGCTGGGGTTCACGGCGCTCTCGGACATCACCACGCTGCTGGATGTCGGCGTGCGGGGCGGTCAGCTCAGCGAGGCAGACCGTGACGCCGTGCTCCAGTGGCTGGACGACCCGAAGGCCTGGAGCGCCGCCGCCGAGGCCCGGATCGCCAGCGCCTGACGGCTGCTCTTCTCGATCGCTGCAGGGCGGAGGGTTTGAAAGAGCAACAGATGGTCGATGCTGATCACCGCATGCACGTGCCATTGTCGTCCTTCGCTGCGCTCAGGATGACAACGGCGAGTTGCACATGTTCCAGCGCGTGTGCTGGCTGCCACGGTGGTGAAGCCATCCACTCCTGAACGGGTGCGGGTGAAGGACCGGTGGCCTGTCGGCTCGGGACGCCGGTCCGGGTGACGGGGGCTGGTCCCGGCCGGTCCCGGGACTTTCGCGGGCCGTCGTCCCGCACAGATCGGGACCGTAAGACGGGCCGAACGGCTCCAGCGCGCAGAACCCTGCCAGCGAGACACTGTCTGTAGGGCTTGGAGGCCCACCCCGATGACAGACACGCTGGCTCCCCACCTACGCC
Coding sequences within:
- a CDS encoding YIP1 family protein, which translates into the protein MQQVFEPSLFTRMQRAAMLDRTLYDEVEHDLSATNQAATVVVMVAVANGIAGLLSVMFAAALGGSRGLLFSVFMVLIGMVMNVVGWIVWSYLTYWIGTTVFKGTATPGELLRTLGFASTPALLGIASFIPCLGALAALAGTIWMIVAGVVAVRQALDVDTGQAVITVILAAIPLIMISLFLGFITFLGGMAASAF
- a CDS encoding RDD family protein codes for the protein MAQQQPAYAMEACFNCGRPWGPGCACQFCNQVYGQPVGVLLSSPGKRFGAYCFEVVLCMVTLVIGWMIWSLVIYGRGQTPAKQLLGMRVVNLTTGARAGWGRMFVREFLAKALVGMVAGCLFYVPYFWLLWDKNKQELWDKMLETIVVEDPSGLVTDVPPAGYQPRGVSSGPAQGAYGQPAYGQQYGLPQGNQPLPWGQPQQGGYEPQPQQGGYGQPPQQGGYGQPPQQGEQGGYGQQGGYGQQGGYGQQDGYGQQGGYGQQGGYGQQGGYGQSGGYGQQGGYGQPQQGGYGQPQQDGHQDPNNPQTPPPAPPPAPRTPPPPPQQS
- a CDS encoding SDR family oxidoreductase codes for the protein MDLGLVGKVAIVTGGSAGIGYAAARSLAREGARVVVCARTASTLAEAAHALREDTGGEIVEAAGDVSKDADIRRLFDIALGRFGRLDVLVNNAGKSHAAPLLTVDDAGWQDDLDLKLFAAIRTMRLAVPHMQAAGGGSIVNVVNIGAKAPAASSLPTSVSRAAGIALTKAASRDLAPHNIRVNAVCIGLIKSEQHLRRARAANRMDDLDTFYAELAKAREVPLGRVGEAEEAADLIAFLASDRARYISGTAINMDGGASAVV
- a CDS encoding glycosyltransferase — protein: MGAARSARSRRVHRALEVVTGGLTWAILTSPLWGAILAPGQLVFFLLLFNGYWVYKSANMAVSALIGYRRLLDGQKTDWLGELHGVDAWQRMHHLVMVPTYREPPEVLEVMLDHLAAQDLPLSNVSVVLAFEERDLDARERAARLVEQFEGAFRHLWVTYHPDREGEIRGKSSNLAYAARWAKQALVDEGGVDIENVIVTICDADSRLHHKYLSALTFGFLTNPARRFAIWQPALMFYSNIWRIPAIARISAGLYSVWQLSRLVAKYKLVTQSTYSLGLATCEEVGYWDVDVIPEDSRMFFKVFFELGHEQEVRVEPIFLPVLADAAEGAGFWKTVLSHYRQTRRWAWGVSDVPYVVRRAFERKAVPLWARLRRVAFYTEEHVCWPTHWFLLTIGANLVALFAPTAALQPSNVLLTSASAWLLMLCLPCLAVVVYLDRQLRPERSAPLTWWDHAINILVWLCIPVVGLILTTLPALDAHTRLLFGKYLHYQVTEKLPAERGYAPSWTDGASSAGAA
- a CDS encoding glycosyltransferase family 39 protein, producing the protein MSTPQARDFPREPLEAAGSPAAARAAVRGGGSLGVAGLGRWADILAPLLIVAAALPMRLANIGSYSGKGDEGIRAEQLLLMAAGFRPVKEVFASQGPLSLDIFYPFYLLLGQTLAGARLAVVVWSVLSVLAVYATARLVGGRVGGWMAAAFTIASPTYLKNSRLALVEIPAILPAIVALGAALAYQQRRERRWLVVSAAALALALAIKPMIVAVVPAVGLALLLAHLPARISPPSPPPHAGEGSTPLSRVRGRARGWGALVSVGRIRSFMMDVLIYAAVAGAILGVIVVWVGPTELYDQLVRYRVGSRAAEGWSLADNWDMLWGELQWDQPAFFALGALGGLIALALRPRAGLPLLAWGILSFALLLMYSPLGIKHAALQIPPTALLAGIGLGLLWQWVARSRDARTLGARRPAVTGLRWAAVGLSVLVVGAYGLTLPTVFAKDQQAMTVGDLGADPPYPQESLLIQSLTTPADFILVDDPYLAFLNGRKMPPWLVDTSYFRIRSGALSGADVVAHAERHHVRLMLLASDNLRQLKKFADWADERFVVVKIDERSNRKDRALYLAEDADLTAARGAVRAAIPGTVAVDGTLAGQIRVSSYALDAESVRAGGTVGLTVEWEAAGPIPLDWRQVTFLRDRSGQIVDQTERSLSGGSGGTSTWTPGRWVFRSLGLPIPAKTPPGEYTVGVGLYDSKARKLATVTAGSGVGGEEVRLGTIRVR
- a CDS encoding MFS transporter, which translates into the protein MTEQANPRERYWRRNLIALCVAQIVTQIAFNFAEPFAPLFLLTMNVGGPAQAAQWAGLSNAASAFVMAFTQPLWGIVADRWGHRPMVVRAMVGGGLMVLLQGFSTGPEMFVGLRMLQGTVVGSVQAANALIATSAPRQRLGLALGIMQVALLTGQALGPLFGGFVADHFGYRFSYLASGVTLGFAGLLVLAFCREERPQQRPGIARTGTLAASRELLAVRAFYIAIVTIMLVDLGRSTVSPILSLYIASFSANANAADVGLVITAGGLTSAVAALATGHLSDRFGPRAVLLVCLAGSALTYVPQAYVHDFWHLLALRVALGGFLGGMAPAANSLIATLVPPERRGSAFGWTASASGFAQGIGPILGASVATGYGLASVFLVTGAFYAVAFVWALVGMRPRTAAVQPVPVSPTSQIQKRPQSNG